One Yimella lutea DNA window includes the following coding sequences:
- the uvrA gene encoding excinuclease ABC subunit UvrA has product MTTDATDGFVHVRGANENNLRNIDVDIPRNVMVAFTGISGSGKSSLAFGTLYAEAQRRYFESVAPYARRLLQQVGAPHVQEITGLPPAVALQQRRGAATSRSSVGTITTLSNLLRILYSRAGDYPAGADHLAAEAFSPNTSAGACPRCHGLGVVHDVTEELLVPDPSLSIREGAIAAWPGAWQGANLRSIVMGLGIDVDKPWHSLRKRDRDWLLFTEEQPSVLIEPEPGRVDHGYYGKFWSARSHVMHVLADSTSERMRERAMRFVEEAPCPDCQGSGLRPEALAVTFLGRSIAEVNDLPFTALVTLLRPVAERPAGADEVASRICTDLVARVEVLLDLGLGYLSLGRSSTTLSPGEAQRLRIATQLRSGLFGVVYVLDEPFAGLHPADAEPLLDVLDRLKASGNTLFVVEHDLDVVRRADWVVDIGPGAGEAGGRVLHSGPVADLEEVTDSVTSAYLFGRSERLVHDARAPQGWLRLTGVHRHNLRDVSVDIPLCVLTAVTGVSGSGKSTLVTQVLAEDPTARESFDRLVLVDQRPIGRTPRSNLATYTGMFDAVRKLYAATDAARARGYGAGRFSFNVAGGRCETCQGEGFVSVELLFLPGTYAPCPTCHGDRYNPETLQITYRDKNIAEVLALSVDDAARFLADVPTVARSLRTLREVGLGYLRLGQPATELSGGEAQRIKLATELQRAHRGHTLYLLDEPTSGLHPADTALLLRQLHQLVDAGNTVVLVEHDLDVIATADWVIDLGPGGGDAGGRVVATGTPADIVQADGSVTAPYLARRLERT; this is encoded by the coding sequence GTGACCACCGATGCGACCGATGGCTTTGTGCATGTTCGCGGTGCCAATGAGAACAACCTGCGCAATATCGATGTGGACATTCCTCGCAACGTGATGGTGGCGTTCACCGGGATCTCTGGGTCGGGGAAGTCGTCGCTGGCCTTCGGCACGCTGTACGCCGAGGCGCAGCGCCGCTACTTCGAGTCGGTAGCGCCCTACGCGCGCCGGCTGCTGCAGCAGGTCGGCGCCCCGCACGTGCAGGAGATCACCGGCCTGCCGCCTGCGGTCGCGCTTCAGCAGCGCCGGGGCGCGGCCACCTCGCGCTCGTCGGTCGGCACCATCACCACGCTGTCCAACCTGCTGCGGATCCTCTACTCGCGGGCCGGCGATTACCCGGCTGGTGCCGATCACCTCGCGGCCGAGGCGTTTTCGCCCAACACCAGCGCGGGCGCGTGCCCGCGCTGCCACGGCCTGGGCGTCGTCCACGACGTCACCGAGGAGTTGCTCGTCCCGGACCCGTCACTGAGCATCCGTGAAGGGGCGATCGCCGCCTGGCCGGGCGCGTGGCAGGGCGCCAACCTGCGCAGCATCGTGATGGGGCTCGGCATCGATGTCGACAAGCCGTGGCACAGTCTCAGGAAGCGGGACCGCGACTGGCTGCTGTTCACCGAAGAGCAGCCCTCGGTGCTCATCGAGCCTGAACCAGGTCGCGTCGACCACGGCTACTACGGCAAGTTCTGGAGCGCGCGCAGCCACGTCATGCACGTGCTGGCCGACTCCACGAGCGAGCGGATGCGCGAGCGGGCCATGCGGTTCGTGGAGGAAGCGCCCTGCCCGGACTGCCAGGGCAGTGGACTACGGCCCGAAGCCCTCGCGGTGACCTTCCTCGGGCGTTCCATCGCCGAGGTCAACGACCTGCCCTTCACAGCGCTGGTGACTCTGCTGCGTCCGGTCGCCGAGCGGCCCGCGGGTGCCGACGAGGTCGCGTCGCGGATCTGCACTGACCTGGTCGCGCGCGTCGAGGTGCTCCTAGATCTGGGCCTGGGTTACCTGAGCCTGGGACGGAGCTCGACGACGCTGTCGCCTGGAGAGGCGCAGCGCCTGCGGATCGCCACGCAGCTGCGTTCGGGTCTGTTCGGGGTCGTCTACGTCCTGGACGAGCCCTTCGCCGGACTGCACCCGGCCGACGCAGAGCCCCTGCTGGATGTCCTGGACCGCCTCAAGGCGTCTGGCAACACGCTGTTCGTCGTGGAGCACGACCTCGACGTCGTACGACGAGCAGATTGGGTCGTCGACATCGGCCCGGGTGCGGGCGAGGCCGGAGGTCGGGTGCTTCACAGCGGCCCTGTCGCGGACCTCGAAGAGGTTACGGATTCGGTCACCAGCGCCTACCTGTTCGGTCGCTCTGAGCGGCTTGTGCACGATGCGCGGGCCCCGCAGGGCTGGCTGCGACTGACCGGCGTACATCGCCACAACCTGCGCGACGTGTCTGTCGACATCCCGCTGTGCGTGCTGACCGCCGTCACCGGGGTGTCCGGGTCCGGCAAGTCGACCCTGGTCACCCAGGTCCTGGCCGAGGACCCGACTGCTCGTGAGTCGTTCGACCGACTGGTATTGGTCGACCAGCGCCCGATCGGCCGGACGCCGCGGTCCAACCTCGCGACATACACGGGGATGTTCGACGCCGTGCGGAAGCTGTACGCCGCCACGGACGCGGCCCGGGCTCGTGGCTACGGCGCCGGCCGCTTCTCCTTCAACGTCGCCGGGGGCCGGTGCGAGACCTGTCAGGGCGAGGGGTTCGTCTCCGTCGAGCTGCTCTTTCTGCCTGGCACCTACGCTCCCTGCCCGACGTGCCACGGCGATCGCTACAACCCCGAGACGCTCCAGATCACCTATCGCGACAAGAACATCGCGGAGGTCCTCGCCCTGTCCGTCGACGATGCCGCGAGATTCCTCGCCGACGTGCCGACCGTTGCACGCAGCCTTCGGACGCTGCGCGAGGTGGGCTTGGGATATCTGCGACTGGGACAGCCTGCGACCGAACTGAGCGGTGGTGAGGCGCAACGCATCAAGCTCGCTACCGAGCTCCAGCGGGCGCACCGAGGCCACACTCTCTACCTGCTCGACGAACCCACCTCAGGACTGCACCCCGCCGACACCGCGCTGCTGCTGCGCCAGCTGCACCAGCTCGTCGACGCCGGCAACACGGTGGTTCTCGTCGAGCACGACCTCGACGTGATCGCCACAGCCGACTGGGTCATCGACCTCGGCCCGGGCGGAGGAGACGCCGGCGGTCGAGTCGTCGCGACCGGGACGCCGGCCGACATCGTGCAGGCCGACGGGAGCGTGACCGCGCCCTACCTCGCGCGGCGGCTCGAGCGGACATGA
- a CDS encoding SDR family oxidoreductase, producing MTRPSVLVTGGTRGIGAAVCAALAPDHHLIIGGRDRDAVESACASYESAQPFICDLADEQSTAGAVAALGLDRLDAVVHSAGVAGGQRTEDSSREIWRRMFELNVIAVSDLTRLLLPALRATEGTIVTINSGSGLKASGKGGHYPATKFALTALTDVLREELRPDGIRVCSVHPGRVDTDMQRELVASENRPYDPLEFLRPESVATAVRTALTATPDATYETISIRPAPAATNRRPS from the coding sequence ATGACCCGCCCGAGCGTGCTTGTCACCGGAGGCACCCGAGGGATCGGCGCCGCCGTGTGTGCCGCTCTCGCGCCCGACCATCACCTGATCATCGGCGGACGTGACCGAGATGCTGTCGAATCCGCTTGTGCCTCCTACGAATCCGCCCAGCCCTTCATCTGCGACCTAGCCGACGAACAGTCGACGGCGGGCGCCGTCGCCGCGCTGGGACTCGACCGCCTCGACGCCGTCGTGCACTCGGCAGGCGTCGCCGGCGGTCAACGCACCGAGGACTCCTCGCGTGAGATCTGGCGAAGAATGTTCGAGCTCAACGTGATTGCAGTCTCCGACCTCACTCGCCTGCTGTTGCCGGCCCTACGGGCCACTGAGGGCACGATCGTCACGATCAACTCCGGCTCGGGCCTGAAGGCGTCCGGCAAGGGCGGCCATTACCCGGCGACCAAGTTCGCCCTCACCGCGCTGACGGACGTGCTGCGCGAGGAGTTGCGCCCCGACGGCATCCGCGTCTGCTCCGTGCACCCCGGACGCGTCGACACCGACATGCAGCGCGAACTTGTCGCGTCCGAGAACCGGCCGTACGACCCGCTGGAGTTCCTGCGCCCGGAGTCGGTGGCGACCGCTGTCCGCACCGCGCTCACCGCGACGCCGGACGCGACCTACGAAACCATCTCGATCCGTCCCGCGCCCGCGGCGACGAACCGGCGACCATCGTAA
- a CDS encoding transglutaminase-like domain-containing protein: MSTRTLQLGCTFRYSSLAPTAAVFQVAAQPSDTVSIKDENWTVTDDLPLHHFRDVYDNPCTRLTLPIGVTTLSYSALATVPDAFDSWDEDAPEMAPTDLPDDVLLYTLTSRYCLPDLLGNQAWKRFGTMKPGYQRVAAINTFVNQWLSYTTGSTTSTATSVDTFASGQGVCRDFAHLMITFCRAMNIPARYVHGYISEMDVEPTGRPYDFHAWTQVWLGDRWWDFDPRWDSPRKGRVVIGIGRDAADVAMVTTYGAPWMQLMTVTSKEATE; the protein is encoded by the coding sequence GTGTCCACTCGCACCCTGCAACTCGGATGCACCTTCCGCTACTCCTCGCTGGCACCCACCGCCGCCGTCTTCCAGGTGGCAGCGCAGCCGTCCGACACCGTGTCGATCAAGGACGAGAACTGGACGGTCACCGACGACCTCCCGTTGCACCACTTCCGCGACGTCTATGACAACCCGTGCACCCGCCTCACCCTGCCGATCGGGGTCACGACACTCAGCTACTCGGCCCTGGCCACAGTTCCGGACGCGTTCGACTCCTGGGACGAGGACGCCCCCGAGATGGCGCCCACCGACCTCCCGGACGACGTGCTGCTCTACACCCTGACCAGCCGCTACTGCTTGCCCGATCTGCTCGGCAACCAGGCGTGGAAGCGCTTCGGCACGATGAAGCCGGGTTACCAGCGGGTTGCGGCGATCAACACCTTCGTCAACCAGTGGCTGAGCTACACGACCGGCTCGACCACGAGCACCGCGACATCGGTCGACACCTTCGCCAGTGGCCAGGGCGTCTGCCGCGACTTCGCGCACCTGATGATCACTTTCTGCCGGGCGATGAACATTCCGGCCCGGTACGTGCATGGCTACATCAGCGAGATGGACGTCGAACCGACCGGCCGTCCGTACGACTTCCACGCCTGGACGCAGGTCTGGCTCGGTGATCGTTGGTGGGACTTCGACCCGCGCTGGGACAGCCCACGCAAGGGACGAGTTGTGATCGGCATCGGCCGTGACGCCGCCGACGTCGCGATGGTGACCACCTACGGAGCGCCCTGGATGCAGCTGATGACCGTCACCAGCAAGGAGGCCACCGAATGA
- a CDS encoding general stress protein → MSTPGMRPNNAHLPKLTLDYPMSLGVFSEYEEAQRAVDYLSDHEFPVQQCMIVGTDLKQVERITGRLTWGRVLLGGLASGAWLGAFVGLIFSLFSNENGLSMILSTVLLGALFGAFWAAIGYAATRGRRDFTSVSQVVATKYEVLVEHKSVNQARELLSQMGGDAGRAALAAQETTYAPRDDGPQRTYSESLNDGRGGATAQPTPEGQQSRPATERRYGQYQQQPPQQPETPTQG, encoded by the coding sequence ATGAGCACGCCTGGCATGCGCCCGAACAACGCCCACCTTCCGAAGCTGACCCTCGACTACCCGATGTCGCTGGGTGTCTTCAGCGAGTACGAGGAGGCGCAGCGGGCGGTCGACTACCTGTCCGACCACGAGTTCCCGGTGCAGCAGTGCATGATCGTCGGCACCGACCTCAAGCAGGTCGAGCGGATCACCGGGCGTCTGACCTGGGGACGCGTGCTGCTGGGCGGCCTGGCGTCCGGTGCCTGGCTGGGTGCGTTCGTCGGACTGATCTTCAGCCTGTTCTCCAACGAGAACGGCCTGTCGATGATCCTGTCCACGGTGCTGCTCGGTGCGCTCTTCGGAGCGTTCTGGGCGGCCATCGGTTACGCCGCAACCCGGGGCCGTCGCGACTTCACCTCGGTGTCTCAGGTGGTCGCCACGAAGTACGAAGTGCTGGTCGAGCACAAGAGCGTCAATCAGGCGCGTGAACTGCTGTCTCAGATGGGCGGCGACGCGGGTCGCGCGGCGCTGGCTGCGCAGGAAACGACGTACGCTCCCCGTGATGACGGTCCGCAGCGCACCTACAGCGAGTCGTTGAACGACGGTCGTGGCGGGGCGACTGCGCAGCCGACGCCCGAGGGACAGCAGAGCCGGCCGGCGACCGAGCGGCGCTACGGACAGTACCAGCAGCAGCCGCCGCAGCAGCCGGAAACGCCGACCCAGGGATAA
- a CDS encoding PadR family transcriptional regulator, which translates to MALEHAILVSLAERSASGYDLARRFDASIGHFWKASHQQIYKVLARMEADGWVSTERVSQGARPDKKVHAITETGHAELLAWSARPTPAEAVRSEFAVRIRALHLIDRATVLGAVRDRRQQHEDALAGYEASRRKYFADPAELADDEIGPYLALRGGIRLERNGIDWCDEIIETLGQR; encoded by the coding sequence GTGGCACTGGAGCACGCGATCCTCGTCTCGCTCGCCGAACGCTCGGCGTCCGGATACGACCTCGCGCGCCGGTTCGATGCGTCCATCGGGCATTTCTGGAAGGCGAGCCACCAGCAGATCTACAAGGTGCTCGCCCGAATGGAAGCCGACGGCTGGGTGAGCACCGAACGCGTGTCCCAGGGGGCGCGTCCGGACAAAAAGGTGCACGCGATCACCGAGACCGGGCACGCCGAACTCCTCGCCTGGTCGGCCCGACCGACGCCCGCTGAGGCTGTGCGCAGCGAGTTCGCCGTCCGTATCCGCGCGCTGCACCTGATCGACCGAGCGACGGTGCTGGGCGCCGTCCGGGACCGGCGGCAGCAGCACGAGGACGCGCTCGCGGGCTACGAAGCCAGCCGCCGCAAGTACTTCGCCGATCCGGCTGAACTCGCCGACGACGAGATCGGCCCCTACCTCGCGCTACGAGGTGGAATCCGTTTGGAACGCAACGGTATCGACTGGTGCGACGAGATCATCGAGACATTGGGGCAGAGATGA
- a CDS encoding nuclear transport factor 2 family protein, whose product MKKFREAAEAHDCDAMAALLADDVRFISPVAFKPYEGKAVTAAILRGVMRVFTDLRYEREIVDGRQSALIFRAMVGDTEVNGCDFITVGPDGLITEFMVMVRPLRGANALAEAMGAQFDQILAEAAADMTDSQE is encoded by the coding sequence ATGAAGAAGTTCCGCGAAGCCGCCGAGGCCCACGACTGCGACGCAATGGCCGCGCTGTTGGCCGACGACGTCCGCTTCATCAGCCCGGTGGCATTCAAGCCGTACGAGGGCAAGGCGGTCACGGCCGCAATCCTGCGTGGGGTGATGCGCGTCTTCACCGATCTGCGGTACGAGCGCGAGATCGTCGATGGCCGGCAGAGCGCACTGATCTTCCGGGCGATGGTCGGTGACACGGAGGTCAACGGCTGCGACTTCATCACGGTGGGACCGGACGGGTTGATCACCGAGTTCATGGTGATGGTCCGTCCGCTGCGCGGCGCGAATGCGCTCGCCGAGGCCATGGGCGCACAGTTCGACCAGATCCTGGCCGAGGCCGCGGCCGACATGACCGATTCACAGGAGTGA
- a CDS encoding NADPH-dependent 2,4-dienoyl-CoA reductase, whose protein sequence is MTKPQPYPHLLSPLDLGFTELRNRVVMGSMHTGMEDKLKDLPKLAAYFAERARGGVGLIVTGGYAPTKRGWLLPFGSEMTNARQADKHQVVTDAVHAYDGKILLQVLHAGRYGYTPFNLAPSRKKSPITPFRPWAMSTKQVDHTVSAFAKAAKLAKDAGYDGVEIMGSEGYLINQMLAARTNDRTDAWGGTAEKRMRFPVEIVARTRELVGDDFILQYRISLLDLVDNAQTWQETAELAKKLEAAGTTILNTGIGWHEARVPTIVTSVPRAAFAWTTAKLKDEVGIPVVASNRINKPETAEEIIASGQADLVSMARPLLADAEFVKKAQEGRSEEIITCIACNQACLDHTFANKRASCMLNPRSGHETELVLLPTRTVKHIAVVGAGPAGLAAAVELAGRGHRVELFEESGEIGGQFKLAAKIPGKEEFVETIRYYEHMLDLRNVKTHMGVRASVDDLRHFDEVVLATGVEPRVPSITGIDHPKVVTYQQVVGEGVPVGQRVAVMGAGGIGFDVSEFLLHDVGESLDHWMQRWGVTDPEQERGGLTDKVKITPRREVILLQRKASAHGKGLGKTSGWVHRQTLKDSGVQFVGGAEYVRVDDDGLHITVPVDPKDEKSEREAKVLPVDTVVLCTGQESVRDLVPLTEALGKPVHVIGGADVAAELDAKRAIKQATELAARL, encoded by the coding sequence ATGACGAAACCGCAGCCGTACCCGCACCTGCTCAGCCCGCTCGACCTCGGATTCACCGAACTGCGCAATCGCGTCGTGATGGGTTCGATGCACACCGGCATGGAGGACAAGCTCAAGGACCTGCCCAAGCTCGCGGCGTACTTCGCCGAGCGTGCTCGCGGTGGTGTCGGACTGATCGTCACCGGCGGCTACGCGCCGACCAAGCGTGGGTGGCTGCTGCCCTTCGGTAGCGAGATGACCAACGCACGGCAGGCCGACAAGCATCAGGTCGTCACCGACGCGGTGCACGCCTACGACGGCAAGATCCTGCTGCAGGTCCTGCACGCCGGCCGCTACGGGTACACCCCGTTCAACCTTGCGCCGTCGCGCAAGAAATCGCCGATCACGCCGTTCCGGCCGTGGGCGATGTCGACCAAGCAGGTCGACCACACGGTGTCGGCGTTCGCGAAGGCGGCGAAGCTGGCCAAGGACGCCGGCTACGACGGTGTCGAGATCATGGGATCGGAGGGCTACCTGATCAACCAGATGCTCGCCGCCCGCACCAACGACCGCACGGACGCGTGGGGCGGCACGGCCGAGAAGCGGATGCGCTTCCCGGTCGAAATCGTCGCTCGCACAAGGGAACTCGTCGGCGACGACTTCATCCTGCAGTACCGCATCAGCCTGCTCGACCTGGTCGACAATGCGCAGACCTGGCAGGAGACCGCCGAACTCGCCAAGAAGCTCGAGGCAGCGGGTACGACGATCCTCAACACCGGCATCGGCTGGCACGAGGCACGCGTACCGACCATCGTGACCTCGGTACCCCGCGCCGCATTCGCCTGGACGACAGCGAAATTGAAGGACGAGGTCGGTATCCCTGTCGTCGCGTCCAACCGGATCAACAAGCCGGAGACCGCCGAGGAGATCATCGCGTCAGGCCAGGCCGACCTGGTGTCGATGGCACGTCCGTTGCTCGCCGACGCGGAGTTCGTGAAGAAGGCGCAGGAGGGCCGCTCCGAGGAGATCATCACCTGCATCGCCTGCAACCAGGCCTGCCTCGACCACACGTTCGCGAACAAGCGCGCCAGTTGCATGCTCAACCCCCGCTCGGGCCACGAGACCGAACTCGTGCTGCTGCCGACGCGGACCGTGAAGCACATCGCGGTCGTCGGTGCCGGCCCCGCCGGGCTTGCCGCCGCCGTGGAGCTAGCCGGGCGCGGGCACCGCGTCGAGTTGTTCGAGGAGTCTGGAGAGATCGGTGGCCAGTTCAAGTTGGCCGCGAAGATCCCCGGCAAAGAGGAGTTCGTCGAGACGATCCGCTACTACGAGCACATGCTCGATCTGCGAAACGTCAAGACGCACATGGGAGTTCGCGCGAGCGTCGACGACCTGAGGCACTTCGACGAGGTCGTGCTCGCCACCGGTGTCGAGCCGCGCGTGCCATCGATTACGGGCATCGACCACCCGAAGGTGGTCACGTACCAGCAGGTGGTCGGCGAGGGCGTCCCTGTCGGGCAGCGCGTTGCCGTGATGGGTGCCGGCGGCATCGGCTTCGACGTCAGTGAGTTCCTGCTGCACGACGTGGGGGAGAGCCTCGATCATTGGATGCAACGGTGGGGTGTCACCGATCCCGAACAGGAGCGCGGCGGCCTTACCGACAAGGTGAAGATCACTCCGCGCCGCGAGGTGATCCTGTTGCAGCGCAAGGCTTCTGCGCACGGTAAGGGCCTGGGCAAGACCAGCGGATGGGTGCACCGCCAGACCCTCAAGGACTCCGGCGTGCAGTTCGTCGGTGGGGCTGAGTACGTGCGTGTCGACGACGACGGTCTGCACATCACCGTGCCCGTGGACCCGAAGGACGAGAAGTCCGAGCGTGAGGCGAAGGTGCTGCCCGTCGACACCGTCGTGCTGTGCACCGGGCAGGAGTCGGTGCGTGACCTGGTGCCGCTCACCGAGGCCCTCGGCAAGCCGGTGCACGTCATCGGTGGCGCGGACGTCGCGGCTGAACTGGACGCGAAGCGGGCGATCAAGCAGGCGACCGAACTGGCTGCGCGGCTCTAG
- a CDS encoding HNH endonuclease signature motif containing protein, which yields MGISYEFYEPVSPVEFVLLQALSDPKQRLLNQLLNALGSPAEMLTFANRISREAFHRLESDAVHNTGNIVTARPVDVDDMRLLEEAIKGSTQLASTSQAVQAIAMARYAAIDEELVDSDTGVTAKVEHALGHQASFADTDLAAACQMAPRTASSKMSNSIDACTMTPGLLAAAVEGSIPYWKVSLVAAELVNASPETSHRVEQHLLDTKGFVTWGYLKVKTAARALVTQWEEEAAKKTRQKEAKEATGVWVRPSDIPGMAELCAIGPADQIARIYGAVDQLADQRSKNPTASEGSETGESKPTFGQLRLGTLHDLVTAGADVTYQVVIQVPVVREEREEQAATAATKRATGDPEHEPEASPDDGSPPPGQSASSPRGPDDFEFASETGETARAYKAGWARIAGIGLIRPEVLDALIEQFGCRLTRALVDADIGVTCETSTTAYEPTPRMREFVQRRDQTCRFPMCTRTAIRCDIDHVIEWPQGPTVGHNLAALCRHHHDAKTKKHWDYEMSDDGVCTWTSLTGRTYVTYPDSVNDDSSPGPSGLDRAGAATWAT from the coding sequence ATGGGCATCAGCTACGAGTTCTACGAACCGGTCTCACCGGTCGAATTCGTTCTGCTGCAAGCGCTTTCGGACCCGAAGCAGCGTTTGTTGAACCAGCTTCTGAACGCTTTGGGGTCACCCGCGGAGATGCTGACGTTCGCGAACCGGATCTCCCGGGAAGCGTTTCACCGGCTCGAATCTGACGCCGTCCACAACACCGGCAACATCGTCACTGCCCGCCCTGTCGATGTCGATGACATGCGGCTGTTGGAGGAAGCCATCAAAGGCTCCACCCAGTTGGCGTCCACCTCACAAGCCGTGCAGGCGATCGCCATGGCGAGGTATGCCGCGATCGATGAAGAGTTGGTCGATTCCGACACCGGGGTCACCGCGAAGGTCGAGCATGCGCTCGGTCATCAGGCGTCGTTTGCCGACACCGACCTGGCGGCTGCCTGTCAGATGGCTCCCCGCACTGCGTCGAGCAAGATGAGCAACTCCATCGATGCGTGCACCATGACACCTGGTCTGCTCGCCGCGGCGGTCGAGGGTTCGATCCCGTACTGGAAAGTCAGCCTCGTTGCCGCGGAGTTGGTGAACGCTTCACCCGAGACGTCTCACCGGGTCGAGCAGCACCTGCTCGACACCAAAGGCTTCGTCACCTGGGGTTACCTGAAGGTGAAGACCGCCGCGCGGGCGCTGGTGACCCAGTGGGAAGAGGAAGCCGCGAAGAAGACCCGCCAGAAGGAAGCCAAAGAAGCCACCGGTGTCTGGGTGCGTCCCTCCGACATCCCGGGCATGGCCGAGTTGTGCGCCATCGGGCCGGCCGACCAGATCGCCCGCATCTACGGTGCCGTGGACCAGTTGGCTGATCAACGCTCGAAGAACCCGACCGCAAGTGAGGGCAGCGAGACCGGTGAGTCGAAGCCGACTTTCGGACAACTCCGCCTCGGCACGTTGCACGACCTCGTCACCGCTGGCGCCGACGTGACCTACCAGGTCGTCATCCAGGTCCCTGTCGTGCGCGAGGAACGTGAGGAACAGGCCGCCACGGCTGCAACGAAACGTGCCACCGGCGACCCGGAACACGAGCCCGAGGCGTCCCCGGACGATGGATCACCACCACCCGGACAGTCCGCCTCATCACCGCGAGGCCCGGACGACTTTGAATTCGCTTCAGAAACAGGTGAAACCGCCCGGGCGTACAAAGCCGGTTGGGCACGGATCGCCGGGATCGGGTTGATCCGGCCCGAAGTCCTCGATGCACTGATCGAGCAGTTCGGTTGCCGCCTGACCCGAGCACTGGTCGACGCCGACATCGGAGTCACGTGTGAAACCTCGACGACCGCGTACGAGCCCACGCCGCGGATGAGGGAATTCGTCCAACGACGCGACCAGACCTGCCGGTTCCCCATGTGCACCAGGACCGCCATCAGGTGCGACATCGACCACGTCATCGAATGGCCCCAGGGGCCGACTGTCGGGCACAACCTCGCCGCACTCTGCCGCCACCATCACGACGCGAAGACGAAGAAGCACTGGGACTACGAGATGAGCGACGACGGAGTCTGTACCTGGACCTCCCTCACCGGCCGCACATATGTCACCTACCCGGACTCGGTGAACGACGATTCATCGCCCGGTCCGTCCGGACTCGATCGTGCGGGCGCCGCGACCTGGGCGACCTGA